A genomic window from Populus alba chromosome 19, ASM523922v2, whole genome shotgun sequence includes:
- the LOC118050640 gene encoding phosphoenolpyruvate carboxylase kinase 2 encodes MCETLKNNYQICEEIGRGRFGTISRCFSPIKNDFFACKSVDKNLLTDPTDRECLQNEAKIMSLLSPHPNIVEIFDVYDNEDSLDMVLELCEQNTLYDRLIKSNGGFSEAISASVMKQLLAAIAHCHRFSIVHRDIKPDNILFDEMDRVKLADFGSAVWVAEDGTVSGLVGTPYYVAPEVVMGRDYNEKVDVWSAGVVLYAMLAGFPPFYGETVEEIFEAVVRGNLRFPPKVFRNVSPEAKDLLRKMICRDVSRRFSAEQALRHPWILSGGETVSMV; translated from the exons ATGTGTGAGACCCTAAAGAACAACTATCAAATTTGTGAAGAGATCGGCCGCGGTAGATTTGGCACAATCTCTCGTTGTTTTTCACCCATCAAGAACGATTTCTTTGCTTGTAAATCTGTAGACAAGAATCTCCTTACGGATCCAACGGACCGAGAGTGTCTTCAAAACGAAGCAAAGATCATGTCCCTCCTGTCTCCTCATCCAAACATTGTCGAAATCTTCGATGTCTACGACAATGAAGACTCTcttgacatggtattagagctttgCGAGCAGAATACTCTTTATGATCGTTTGATAAAGAGTAATGGGGGATTCAGCGAAGCCATATCTGCGTCTGTAATGAAGCAGTTGTTGGCAGCAATAGCGCATTGCCATAGGTTTAGTATCGTGCACAGAGATATAAAGCCGGATAACATATTGTTTGATGAGATGGACCGGGTGAAGTTGGCCGATTTTGGGTCGGCTGTTTGGGTAGCGGAGGATGGGACGGTGAGTGGGCTGGTGGGTACACCGTATTATGTAGCGCCGGAGGTGGTGATGGGGAGGGATTATAATGAGAAGGTTGATGTGTGGAGTGCTGGGGTGGTTTTGTATGCTATGTTGGCTGGATTTCCTCCGTTTTATGGGGAGACTGTTGAGGAGATTTTTGAGGCTGTTGTTAGAGGGAATTTGAGATTTCCGCCTAAGGTTTTTAGAAATGTTTCCCCGGAAGCTAAGGATCTGTTGAGGAAGATGATCTGTAGAGACGTTTCTAGGAGATTTTCAGCTGAGCAAGCTCTGA GGCACCCATGGATCTTGAGTGGAGGAGAGACAGTTTCAATGGTCTAA